A window of the Myxocyprinus asiaticus isolate MX2 ecotype Aquarium Trade chromosome 11, UBuf_Myxa_2, whole genome shotgun sequence genome harbors these coding sequences:
- the insig2 gene encoding insulin-induced gene 2 protein, with product MAENSAMSSGAPMRRGPYISIITNQKINLMIRAAMLFMVGVFLALVLNLLQVQRNVTLFPPDVISSIFSSAWWVPPCCGTATALIGLLYPCMDSRLGEPHKLKREWSNVMRCVAVFVGINHASAKVDFANNVQLSLTLAALSVGLWWTFDRSRSGFGLGVVIAILATLATQLLVYNGVFQYTSPDFLYIRSWLPCIFFAGVITVGNIGRQLALYEYKVSQEKTHLD from the exons ATGGCGGAGAATTCTGCAATGAGCAGTGGAGCTCCGATGCGACGGGGGCCCTACATCAGCATTATCACGAATCAGAAAATAAATCTGATGATCCGTGCTGCCATGCTCTTTATGGTGGGCGTATTCTTGGCACTGGTGCTAAACCTGCTACAGGTGCAGCGTAACGTCACTCTTTTCCCTCCTGATGTCATCAGCAGCATTTTCTCATCTGCCTGGTGGGTTCCACCCTGCTGCGGAACAGCTACAG CATTGATAGGTTTGCTGTATCCTTGTATGGACAGTCGTCTGGGGGAGCCCCATAAACTCAAGAGGGAGTGGTCTAATGTGATGCGCTGTGTGGCCGTCTTTGTGGGCATAAATCATGCCAGTGCT AAGGTGGACTTTGCGAATAACGTGCAGCTGTCACTGACTCTGGCTGCCTTATCTGTTGGCCTGTGGTGGACGTTTGATCGCTCACGCAGTGGTTTTGGGCTGGGAGTCGTCATTGCAATACTCGCTACACTGGCCACTCAGCTACTGGTTTACAATGGAGTCTTTCA ATATACCTCTCCTGACTTCCTGTACATTCGGTCCTGGCTGCCATGTATCTTCTTTGCGGGTGTGATAACTGTGGGGAATATCGGAAGGCAACTAGCTCTG TATGAGTACAAAGTCAGTCAGGAAAAGACCCATCTGGATTAA